Proteins from one Gibbsiella quercinecans genomic window:
- the alsC gene encoding D-allose ABC transporter permease — protein MGITSRVKGEPPEKTPFNFALFWDKYGTFFILAIIVAIFGTLSAEYFLTANNITQIFVQSSVTVLIGMGEFFAILVAGIDLSVGAILALSGMVTAKLMLAGFDPVSAALIGGVVVGGALGAINGCLVNWTGLHPFIITLGTNAIFRGITLVISDANSVYGFSFDFVNFFAASVIGIPVPVIFSLLIAIVLWFLTTRTRLGRNIYALGGNKNSAFYSGIDVKFHMLVVFIISGICAGLAGVVSTARLGAAEPLAGMGFETYAIASAIIGGTSFFGGKGRIFSVVIGGLIIGTINNGLNILQVQTYYQLVVMGGLIIAAVALDRLISK, from the coding sequence ATGGGCATTACCTCAAGAGTAAAAGGCGAGCCGCCAGAGAAGACGCCGTTTAACTTCGCCCTGTTCTGGGATAAATACGGCACGTTTTTCATCCTCGCGATTATCGTGGCGATCTTCGGCACGCTGTCGGCGGAGTATTTCCTCACCGCCAACAACATCACGCAGATTTTCGTGCAAAGTTCGGTAACCGTGCTGATCGGCATGGGGGAATTCTTCGCCATTCTGGTGGCGGGGATCGATCTTTCGGTCGGCGCGATCCTAGCACTGTCGGGCATGGTCACCGCCAAACTGATGCTGGCCGGCTTTGATCCGGTTTCCGCCGCGCTGATTGGCGGCGTGGTGGTCGGCGGCGCGCTTGGCGCCATCAACGGCTGCCTGGTGAACTGGACGGGGCTGCACCCGTTTATCATTACGCTGGGCACCAACGCCATCTTCCGCGGCATTACGCTGGTGATTTCCGACGCCAACTCGGTGTACGGTTTCTCTTTCGACTTCGTCAATTTCTTCGCCGCCAGCGTTATCGGCATACCGGTACCGGTTATCTTCTCGCTGCTGATCGCCATTGTGCTGTGGTTCCTCACCACCCGCACCCGGCTGGGGCGCAACATCTATGCGCTGGGCGGCAACAAAAACTCCGCCTTTTATTCCGGCATTGATGTGAAGTTCCATATGTTGGTGGTGTTCATCATCTCCGGCATTTGCGCCGGGCTGGCGGGCGTGGTGTCCACCGCGCGCCTCGGCGCGGCCGAGCCGTTAGCCGGCATGGGATTTGAAACCTACGCCATTGCCAGCGCCATTATCGGCGGCACCAGCTTCTTCGGCGGCAAGGGGCGCATTTTCTCGGTGGTGATCGGCGGCCTGATCATCGGCACCATCAATAACGGCCTGAATATTCTGCAAGTACAAACCTACTACCAACTGGTGGTGATGGGCGGGCTGATTATCGCCGCTGTCGCACTGGATCGGCTGATCAGTAAGTAA
- the alsE gene encoding D-allulose 6-phosphate 3-epimerase, whose product MKISPSLMCMDLLKFKEQIEFIDRHADYFHIDIMDGHFVPNLTLSPFFVSQVRRLASKPLDCHLMVTRPQDYIASLAAAGADFITLHPETINGQAFRLFDEIRRHGMKVGLILNPETAVDTMKYYIHKADKITVMTVDPGFAGQPFIPEMLEKIAELKEWRTREGLSYEIEIDGSCNQGTYQRLIEAGADVLIVGSSGLFSHSPDVAEAWNIMAQQIVQAKSAEARHV is encoded by the coding sequence ATGAAAATATCCCCCTCTCTGATGTGTATGGATCTATTGAAGTTCAAAGAGCAGATCGAGTTTATCGATCGCCATGCGGACTATTTTCATATCGACATTATGGACGGCCACTTCGTGCCGAACCTGACGCTCTCGCCGTTTTTCGTCAGCCAGGTGCGCCGCCTAGCGAGTAAACCGCTTGACTGTCACCTGATGGTGACCCGGCCGCAGGACTACATCGCCTCGCTGGCGGCCGCCGGCGCCGATTTCATTACCCTGCACCCGGAAACCATCAACGGCCAGGCGTTTCGCCTGTTCGATGAGATCCGCCGGCACGGCATGAAAGTGGGCCTGATCCTTAACCCGGAAACCGCGGTCGATACGATGAAGTATTACATTCACAAGGCCGACAAGATCACCGTGATGACGGTTGATCCCGGCTTTGCCGGGCAGCCCTTCATCCCGGAAATGCTGGAAAAAATCGCCGAACTGAAAGAATGGCGCACGCGTGAAGGGCTGTCTTATGAAATCGAGATCGATGGCTCCTGCAACCAAGGCACCTATCAGCGCCTGATTGAGGCCGGTGCGGATGTGCTGATCGTCGGCTCCTCCGGCCTGTTCAGCCATTCACCGGATGTTGCCGAAGCCTGGAACATCATGGCGCAGCAGATTGTGCAAGCCAAAAGCGCGGAGGCCCGCCATGTCTGA
- the alsK gene encoding allose kinase — protein MSEPLPVVAGVDMGATHTRFCLQNAEGVEIVCKKLPTAEVIAPGLAAGLSGQLRQLFERHRARGLGVMIGFPALVGSDRRTIISTPNLPLTASEFAGLAECLEHQLACPVQFARDVNLQLSYDVHENALENEVVLAAYLGTGMGFAIWLNGAPWTGAHGVAGELGHIPQGDGRMRCGCGNLGCLETVCSGVALRHWYEQTPRAYTLGELFLHSRSDAFIVALLAHAARAIATSINLFDPHSVILGGGVMDMPGFPLCELIAGVRTHLRRPLPHDAVRFIPASSSDFNGACGAAGLARRRWLN, from the coding sequence ATGTCTGAACCGCTTCCCGTGGTGGCCGGGGTGGATATGGGCGCCACCCATACCCGCTTCTGCCTGCAAAACGCCGAGGGGGTGGAGATCGTCTGCAAGAAATTACCCACCGCGGAGGTCATTGCTCCCGGCCTGGCCGCCGGGCTTAGCGGCCAGCTGCGCCAGCTGTTTGAGCGGCACCGTGCACGCGGCCTGGGCGTGATGATCGGGTTCCCGGCGCTGGTGGGCAGCGATCGGCGCACCATTATCTCAACCCCCAACCTGCCGCTGACGGCCAGCGAATTCGCCGGCCTGGCCGAATGCCTGGAACACCAACTCGCGTGCCCGGTGCAGTTTGCGCGCGATGTCAATCTGCAGCTCTCTTATGATGTGCATGAAAACGCGCTGGAGAACGAGGTGGTGCTGGCCGCCTACCTCGGCACCGGCATGGGGTTCGCCATCTGGCTCAACGGCGCCCCCTGGACCGGCGCCCACGGCGTGGCGGGCGAGCTTGGCCATATTCCGCAGGGCGACGGCCGCATGCGCTGCGGCTGCGGCAATCTCGGCTGCCTGGAAACGGTCTGTTCCGGCGTGGCGCTGCGCCACTGGTATGAACAAACGCCGCGCGCTTATACGCTCGGCGAGCTGTTTTTACACAGCCGCAGCGATGCCTTTATTGTTGCATTGCTGGCGCACGCGGCGCGCGCCATCGCCACCAGCATCAACCTGTTTGATCCGCACAGCGTGATCCTCGGCGGCGGGGTAATGGATATGCCGGGGTTCCCGTTATGCGAGCTGATCGCCGGCGTGCGTACGCATCTGCGCCGCCCGCTGCCCCATGACGCGGTGCGCTTTATCCCCGCCTCTTCTTCAGACTTTAACGGCGCCTGCGGGGCCGCCGGCCTTGCCCGCCGCCGCTGGCTGAATTAG
- a CDS encoding GntR family transcriptional regulator, whose protein sequence is MSTSYCMNDDNERNLSRKAYDIILQMIINRELPVNTVLQERRLAEMMDISRTPVRNALNRLENEGFIVRNGGRTPVVKEFSIQELIETLHVRRTLEGEAARLAAGRIPGDELDAIARQIKRLLSQDRPDPKEDWAVDTRLHDAIAHYSGNRLLKGYIQTLRLKTSMFNLRQVPERFVIGHNEHLAIIEALRNGQAEQARDLLIAHIDNVRESIIKRLSQF, encoded by the coding sequence ATGAGCACAAGCTACTGTATGAATGATGATAACGAACGGAATTTAAGCAGGAAGGCTTACGATATCATTTTGCAAATGATCATCAACCGCGAACTGCCGGTGAATACCGTATTGCAGGAACGGCGCCTGGCGGAAATGATGGATATTTCCCGCACGCCGGTAAGGAATGCGCTCAACAGGCTGGAAAACGAAGGCTTTATTGTGCGTAACGGCGGCAGAACGCCAGTAGTGAAAGAGTTCTCCATCCAGGAACTGATCGAAACGCTGCACGTGCGCCGCACTCTGGAAGGTGAGGCGGCTCGCCTGGCCGCCGGCCGTATTCCCGGCGATGAGCTGGATGCCATCGCCAGGCAGATTAAACGCCTGCTTAGCCAGGACCGGCCGGACCCCAAAGAGGATTGGGCGGTGGATACCCGCCTGCATGACGCGATCGCCCATTACAGCGGCAACCGCTTATTGAAAGGCTATATTCAAACCCTGCGCTTAAAAACCAGCATGTTCAATTTGCGCCAAGTGCCGGAACGCTTTGTTATTGGCCATAACGAACATTTGGCGATCATTGAAGCGCTGCGCAACGGGCAGGCCGAACAGGCGCGGGATCTGCTTATCGCGCACATTGATAACGTGCGGGAAAGCATCATCAAACGCCTGAGCCAATTCTGA
- a CDS encoding transporter substrate-binding domain-containing protein, translated as MKLKFVFSLAVLVSALMSFFAAAAGDGQLELLKQGELRVATEGTNPPYSMRMANGQLDGLEISVMKEIARRLDLKYMPIVTKWDSILIGLQADQFDISSAAMDITPERQKAIIFADGWIESGGRIIIPQDSAIQSAQDLKGKRIGAQVSSTYAQLAVEHGAILKSYVDVTAAVQDMANGNIDGVINDSIGNAYLIKDMKLPFKQTPDYVNQIQKGFALKKGKPNLVAAVNKALAEMKADGTYARLVTPLVGYDPAPKDPVRSLAQ; from the coding sequence ATGAAACTAAAATTTGTTTTTAGTCTTGCCGTACTGGTGTCAGCGTTGATGTCCTTTTTTGCCGCGGCGGCGGGCGATGGGCAACTTGAACTGCTCAAGCAAGGGGAATTACGCGTTGCCACCGAAGGGACCAACCCGCCGTACAGCATGCGGATGGCAAATGGCCAATTGGACGGCCTGGAAATCAGCGTAATGAAAGAGATCGCCCGGCGTCTTGATCTGAAATACATGCCGATTGTGACGAAATGGGACTCCATTTTAATTGGCCTGCAGGCCGATCAGTTTGATATCAGCAGCGCTGCGATGGATATTACCCCGGAACGGCAAAAAGCGATTATCTTTGCCGACGGTTGGATCGAATCCGGCGGCCGGATTATTATTCCGCAAGATTCAGCTATTCAATCCGCACAGGATCTGAAAGGCAAACGGATTGGCGCGCAGGTTTCTTCCACCTATGCACAGTTGGCGGTGGAGCACGGTGCGATATTAAAAAGCTACGTTGACGTAACGGCTGCCGTGCAGGATATGGCGAACGGGAATATCGATGGGGTGATTAATGACTCGATTGGTAATGCCTACCTGATTAAAGACATGAAGCTGCCTTTTAAACAGACGCCGGACTATGTGAACCAGATCCAGAAAGGCTTTGCGCTGAAAAAGGGCAAGCCGAATTTGGTTGCTGCCGTCAATAAAGCCCTGGCTGAAATGAAGGCCGATGGCACTTACGCTAGGCTGGTAACCCCGCTGGTGGGTTACGATCCTGCGCCGAAAGATCCGGTGCGCAGCTTGGCGCAGTAA
- a CDS encoding agmatinase, with the protein MSSQPADSLASPRFCGLPTFMRLPLANDPGDLDAAIVGIPSDSGAPFRSGARFAPNAVRAMSVMLRPINPYRGNVNIFEKLRIADVGDSVVVPGYEIESLRLIEETIHRIAAAGAVPCAIGGDHSVTLAELRAIARVHGPLALVQFDSHSDTWDKYFADLQYSAGTPFRRAVEENIVDPRYSIQVGLRGSLFKTSDITQSLDLGYEVVTTDEMFDIGLPALAERISARTAGRPTFITFDMDFVDPASAPAVQTPESGGPSTREALLLLRALNKINMVGCDVTEISPPYDGPGQITALLGATVMLELLSLLATTMP; encoded by the coding sequence ATGAGTTCACAGCCTGCCGATTCGCTGGCCAGCCCACGCTTTTGCGGCCTGCCGACCTTTATGCGTCTGCCGCTGGCTAACGATCCCGGCGATCTTGATGCGGCGATCGTTGGCATACCGTCGGATTCCGGCGCGCCTTTTCGCAGCGGCGCGCGCTTTGCGCCCAATGCCGTGCGCGCCATGTCGGTGATGCTGCGCCCGATCAATCCCTATCGCGGCAATGTCAATATCTTTGAAAAACTGCGCATTGCCGATGTGGGGGATTCGGTGGTGGTGCCCGGTTATGAAATCGAATCGTTGCGGTTGATAGAAGAAACCATTCACCGCATTGCTGCCGCGGGAGCCGTGCCGTGCGCGATCGGCGGCGACCATTCTGTAACCCTGGCGGAGCTGCGGGCGATTGCCAGAGTACATGGCCCGCTGGCGCTGGTGCAGTTCGATTCACACAGCGATACCTGGGATAAATATTTCGCCGATCTGCAATACAGCGCCGGCACGCCGTTCCGCCGAGCGGTGGAAGAAAACATTGTCGATCCGCGCTATTCGATACAGGTGGGCCTGCGCGGCTCCTTGTTTAAAACCAGCGATATCACCCAGTCGCTGGATTTGGGCTATGAGGTGGTCACCACCGATGAGATGTTCGACATTGGGTTGCCGGCGCTGGCCGAACGCATTAGCGCCAGAACGGCGGGGCGGCCGACGTTTATTACCTTCGATATGGACTTTGTTGACCCGGCTTCGGCACCCGCAGTGCAAACCCCGGAATCCGGCGGGCCGAGCACGCGCGAAGCGCTGTTGCTGTTACGCGCGTTAAACAAGATCAACATGGTGGGCTGCGACGTGACGGAAATCAGCCCGCCGTATGACGGGCCGGGGCAAATCACCGCGCTGCTCGGGGCGACCGTCATGCTGGAATTGTTATCACTATTGGCAACCACAATGCCTTGA
- a CDS encoding amino acid ABC transporter permease: MNQLLSDFQAYGAGFFYAAVTVLAITVLTILLSWVFGLAAALGKLSPVALFSRASRFYIWFVRGTPALIQVFIVYFGLPQLGIRFSPFAAGVIALALNSGAYIAEIIRSGLNAIPRSQMESAYALGLSKREVMRRIILPQVFRIILPPMTNEAISALKNTSLLSTITVIDITLYAQTIISATFRPFEFYIAASVIYLLLTSMLTEFAAWLERRQERYS; this comes from the coding sequence ATGAATCAATTATTGAGTGATTTCCAGGCCTATGGCGCCGGTTTTTTCTATGCCGCCGTGACGGTGTTGGCCATCACGGTGCTGACGATTCTGCTCAGTTGGGTGTTTGGGCTGGCGGCGGCGCTGGGCAAGCTTTCGCCGGTGGCGCTATTTAGCCGGGCCAGCCGGTTTTACATTTGGTTTGTGCGCGGCACGCCGGCGTTGATCCAGGTGTTTATTGTCTATTTCGGCTTGCCGCAGTTGGGGATCCGGTTTTCGCCGTTCGCCGCCGGCGTAATTGCGCTGGCGCTAAACAGCGGCGCTTATATCGCTGAAATAATCCGTTCAGGGCTAAATGCCATTCCGCGTAGCCAAATGGAATCAGCCTATGCGCTGGGGCTGTCCAAACGTGAAGTGATGCGCCGCATCATCTTGCCGCAGGTGTTTCGCATTATTTTGCCGCCGATGACCAACGAGGCGATTTCCGCGTTGAAAAACACCTCGTTGCTTTCCACCATTACGGTGATCGACATCACCCTGTATGCCCAGACTATTATCTCCGCTACTTTCCGTCCGTTTGAATTCTATATTGCCGCCTCGGTGATTTATTTGCTGTTGACGTCGATGCTGACGGAGTTTGCCGCCTGGCTTGAACGCCGCCAGGAACGTTACAGCTAA
- a CDS encoding amino acid ABC transporter ATP-binding protein produces MTHIEPSLLRIKELNKRYGELHVLKNVALNVNRGEVVSIIGASGSGKSTFLRCLNVLEMPQSGFMEFGEFSFDFRDGARAQPSTEQLQQLRTQIGMVFQSYHLWPHMTVLENVIEAPLRVKKMSRKAAVEVADALLNRVGMYEKRDQYPGRLSGGQQQRVAIARALAMKPRMMLFDEATSALDPELVGEVLTLIAALAEEGMTMLLVTHEIAFARDVSSRVLFFDQGVVAEDGPPQRVLADPESPRLRQFLSRILHEDISPAARRNVP; encoded by the coding sequence ATGACGCACATTGAGCCGTCTTTATTACGGATCAAAGAGCTGAATAAGCGCTATGGCGAACTGCATGTGTTGAAGAATGTGGCGTTAAACGTCAACCGCGGCGAGGTGGTTTCGATTATCGGCGCCAGCGGCTCCGGGAAAAGTACGTTTTTGCGCTGTCTGAACGTGCTGGAAATGCCGCAGAGCGGCTTTATGGAATTTGGTGAATTCTCGTTTGATTTCCGTGACGGCGCCAGAGCCCAGCCTTCCACCGAGCAGTTGCAACAACTGCGTACGCAAATTGGCATGGTGTTCCAGAGCTACCATTTATGGCCGCATATGACGGTGCTGGAAAATGTGATTGAAGCGCCGCTGCGGGTGAAAAAAATGTCGCGCAAGGCGGCGGTAGAAGTGGCCGACGCCTTATTGAACCGCGTCGGAATGTATGAAAAGCGCGATCAGTACCCCGGTCGGCTCTCCGGCGGGCAACAGCAGCGGGTGGCGATAGCCCGGGCGCTGGCGATGAAGCCGCGCATGATGCTGTTCGATGAGGCCACCTCGGCGCTCGATCCGGAGCTGGTGGGCGAAGTGCTCACCCTGATCGCCGCCCTGGCGGAAGAGGGCATGACCATGCTGCTGGTGACCCATGAAATCGCCTTTGCCCGGGATGTTTCTTCACGCGTACTGTTTTTTGATCAGGGCGTGGTGGCCGAGGATGGCCCGCCGCAACGGGTACTGGCCGATCCGGAAAGCCCCCGGTTACGGCAATTTCTTAGCCGCATTCTGCATGAGGATATTTCCCCCGCCGCGAGAAGGAATGTGCCATGA
- a CDS encoding DUF1989 domain-containing protein, with the protein MMAQPCFTGQDMILAATEGIAVALGKGQALAIENIRGNQVVDAWAISQRDPFEYASMEHTRSVNSNLFLQLGMTVVSNYRAAMFTLVHDASPGRHDTLLCPCNAEIYRELGCTQYHRSCTDNFHAALNHLGITLPFTPASLNLFMNVPFQPDGALDRAPPLAKAGDTLVLKAEQDIWLVLSACPQDITPINGASRRPADIGLHLIENMPCEGGAA; encoded by the coding sequence ATGATGGCCCAACCTTGTTTCACCGGGCAGGATATGATTCTCGCGGCCACAGAAGGCATTGCGGTTGCGCTGGGCAAAGGGCAGGCGCTGGCGATCGAGAATATTCGCGGCAATCAGGTGGTGGATGCCTGGGCAATTAGCCAACGCGATCCTTTCGAGTACGCCTCTATGGAACATACGCGTTCGGTGAACAGCAATCTGTTTCTGCAGCTAGGGATGACGGTGGTCAGCAACTATCGCGCGGCCATGTTTACGCTGGTTCACGACGCCTCGCCCGGCCGGCATGACACGCTGCTGTGCCCCTGCAATGCCGAGATTTATCGGGAGCTGGGCTGCACGCAATACCACCGTAGCTGTACCGATAATTTCCACGCCGCCTTGAATCACCTGGGCATCACGCTGCCGTTTACCCCGGCGTCATTGAACCTGTTTATGAATGTGCCGTTTCAGCCGGACGGTGCGCTCGATCGCGCCCCGCCGCTCGCTAAAGCGGGGGATACCTTGGTGCTAAAGGCCGAGCAGGATATCTGGCTGGTGCTTTCCGCCTGCCCACAAGATATCACGCCGATTAATGGCGCTAGCCGCCGGCCTGCCGATATCGGTTTGCACTTAATCGAGAATATGCCATGTGAAGGAGGAGCCGCATGA
- a CDS encoding hydroxyacid dehydrogenase has protein sequence MKNSCWIPKPIHQFGINRLKNANLSPLEQSEDLDTAAQAGVVAAIFRSGEFSRTMMAQLPHLRVIAVHGVGTDGIDLQAATEKGIVVINTPGMNTRSVAEHAIGLMFALAKRQVAADNAVRQGAYQAFKYQSGLRELQHAVLGIVGLGATGRCTAALANALGMQVVVYSSQQDAVIRAAGYCKAADLAGLLRQSDIVSLHVPSLPATRHLIGARQLAQMKPSAYLINTSRGALIDEAALISALNNGALAGARLDVFEQEPLPAGAALLTARNLVVSPHIAASTEQALINMAGAAVEGILRVLRDEKPDSLVNPAVWPTRRR, from the coding sequence ATGAAAAATAGTTGCTGGATACCCAAGCCGATACACCAGTTCGGAATCAACAGGTTAAAAAATGCCAATCTGTCACCTTTGGAACAAAGCGAGGATTTGGATACGGCGGCGCAGGCGGGTGTGGTCGCGGCAATCTTCCGCAGTGGCGAATTTTCACGCACCATGATGGCGCAACTGCCGCATCTTAGAGTGATTGCCGTCCACGGCGTAGGGACCGACGGCATTGATCTGCAGGCGGCAACAGAGAAAGGCATCGTAGTGATCAATACGCCGGGCATGAATACGCGCTCGGTCGCCGAACATGCCATCGGGCTGATGTTCGCCCTGGCAAAACGGCAGGTAGCGGCAGACAACGCAGTCCGGCAGGGCGCCTATCAGGCCTTCAAATATCAAAGCGGGCTGCGGGAACTGCAGCATGCGGTGCTGGGGATTGTCGGGCTGGGCGCCACCGGCCGCTGCACGGCGGCGTTAGCCAACGCTCTGGGGATGCAGGTCGTGGTTTACAGCAGCCAGCAGGATGCGGTTATCCGGGCCGCAGGGTACTGTAAGGCCGCCGATCTGGCCGGATTGCTGCGCCAAAGCGACATCGTTTCGCTGCATGTCCCTTCCCTGCCGGCAACCCGGCACCTGATCGGTGCGCGGCAGTTAGCGCAAATGAAACCTTCGGCCTACCTGATCAACACCAGCCGCGGCGCGCTGATCGATGAAGCGGCGCTCATCAGCGCACTCAATAACGGCGCGCTGGCGGGGGCCAGGCTGGACGTTTTCGAGCAGGAACCGTTGCCTGCCGGCGCCGCCTTGCTGACCGCCCGCAATCTGGTGGTTTCGCCGCACATTGCGGCATCGACGGAGCAGGCGTTAATCAATATGGCAGGCGCGGCGGTTGAAGGCATTTTACGCGTGTTGCGGGATGAAAAGCCGGATTCTCTGGTTAACCCGGCGGTGTGGCCAACCCGGCGCCGGTAA
- a CDS encoding LamB/YcsF family protein, with protein MLIDLNCDMGESFGAWTMGQDEEMLRIVTSANIACGFHAGDPDVMAATLAAAQQQGVKVGAHPSFFDLQGFGRRQILGDSPAQIERQIIYQIGALKALAESQGMRLQHVKTHGALGNMAAEDDALAMAVARAIYAVDKSLIMVTMPGLCTEKAALEVGLPLVREIYVDRAYAENGNLVSRKLPGAVLHDAKQASERILRMLEDQALITLQGTRIPVTIDTICVHGDTPGAVEMAAQVRTLLESKGVAFAPMSEVIAARG; from the coding sequence ATGTTGATCGATCTCAACTGCGATATGGGGGAAAGTTTCGGGGCCTGGACGATGGGGCAGGATGAAGAGATGTTGCGCATCGTGACCTCGGCCAACATCGCCTGCGGTTTCCACGCCGGGGATCCGGACGTGATGGCGGCAACGCTGGCCGCGGCGCAGCAGCAGGGGGTCAAGGTGGGGGCGCATCCCAGCTTTTTTGATCTGCAGGGCTTTGGCCGCCGCCAGATCCTGGGCGACAGCCCGGCGCAGATCGAACGGCAGATCATCTATCAGATCGGTGCATTGAAAGCGCTGGCGGAAAGCCAGGGGATGCGTTTGCAGCATGTGAAAACCCACGGCGCGCTCGGCAATATGGCGGCGGAAGACGACGCGCTGGCGATGGCGGTGGCCAGGGCGATTTATGCGGTGGACAAGTCCTTGATTATGGTGACCATGCCGGGCCTGTGCACGGAAAAAGCGGCGCTGGAAGTGGGCTTGCCGCTGGTGCGCGAGATCTACGTCGATCGCGCTTATGCCGAAAACGGCAACCTGGTGTCGCGCAAGCTGCCGGGCGCGGTGCTGCACGATGCCAAACAGGCCAGCGAACGGATCCTGCGGATGCTGGAGGATCAGGCGCTGATCACCTTGCAGGGAACGCGCATACCGGTGACGATTGATACCATTTGCGTGCACGGCGACACGCCGGGCGCGGTTGAGATGGCGGCGCAGGTGCGCACACTGTTGGAAAGCAAAGGTGTGGCCTTCGCCCCGATGAGTGAAGTCATTGCCGCCCGTGGCTGA
- the pxpB gene encoding 5-oxoprolinase subunit PxpB, producing the protein MDQPAAAPAWQLLPVADHAVYIDFGEVIDEQINRRVTALAARLKAAAPAGITSLIPTYRSLTVNYDSTQVRQQALIQQLEQLLAETAEADAPSKCWHIPVCYGGQYGIDLPELAATHGLSEQETIAIHSATRYRVYMIGFMPGFAYLGGLDARLHTPRRVEPRLKVPAGSISIGGMQTAVGSVAAPSGWHLLGRTPVRSFDPTRESPFLLQAGDNVRFFTISERQFEQLSAERHYLPEWSWQA; encoded by the coding sequence GTGGACCAGCCCGCAGCAGCCCCCGCGTGGCAATTACTCCCGGTTGCCGATCACGCGGTTTACATCGATTTTGGCGAGGTGATCGACGAACAGATCAACCGGCGCGTCACCGCGTTAGCGGCGCGCCTGAAGGCGGCGGCGCCGGCCGGGATCACCTCGCTGATCCCCACCTACCGTTCACTAACGGTGAATTACGACTCCACCCAGGTGCGGCAGCAGGCATTAATCCAGCAGCTTGAGCAGTTGCTGGCCGAGACGGCGGAGGCCGATGCGCCCAGCAAATGCTGGCATATTCCGGTGTGCTACGGCGGGCAGTACGGCATCGATTTGCCGGAACTTGCCGCCACGCACGGGCTAAGCGAGCAAGAAACCATCGCCATCCACAGCGCAACCCGCTACCGCGTTTATATGATCGGCTTTATGCCCGGCTTTGCCTATCTTGGCGGGCTGGATGCGCGTTTGCACACCCCGCGGCGGGTGGAGCCGCGCCTGAAGGTGCCCGCCGGCAGCATCAGCATCGGCGGCATGCAAACGGCGGTCGGTTCCGTCGCCGCCCCCAGCGGCTGGCACCTGCTGGGGCGCACGCCGGTGCGTAGCTTTGATCCCACGCGCGAATCCCCCTTTCTGCTGCAGGCCGGCGACAACGTCCGCTTTTTTACCATCAGTGAGCGCCAATTCGAACAACTCTCGGCAGAGCGCCACTATCTGCCCGAATGGAGCTGGCAGGCATGA
- a CDS encoding biotin-dependent carboxyltransferase family protein: MMYFEVLSPGLFTTLQDEGRFGFEDQGVPPSGAMDELSFAVANALVGNPANTGALEITLLGPTLCLAGDCPCHFAVTGNLAATLNGRPCAPYRCHEMQPGSVLALGRVISGARGYLAVTGGFAVAPVLGSVSTLMRAGLGGFAGRPLQKNDHLPLVDAPTAPPYQGAAERIMPQMEKRPIRIIWGPQDTHFDAAAKAGFIEQRYTLSNQSDRMGYRLQGQPIAHSKGFNIVSDAIARGSIQIPGNGLPIVAMSDRQTTGGYPKIATVIRADLARLGQLKPGDRLQFEPVSVEKAETLWCGRQQALAQWLEKLRGGQADA, encoded by the coding sequence ATGATGTATTTTGAGGTGCTTTCCCCCGGGCTATTTACCACCTTGCAAGATGAAGGCCGCTTCGGCTTTGAAGACCAGGGCGTGCCGCCTTCCGGTGCGATGGACGAACTCAGCTTTGCCGTTGCCAACGCGCTGGTCGGCAACCCGGCCAACACCGGCGCGCTGGAAATCACTCTGCTCGGCCCCACGCTGTGCCTGGCCGGCGATTGCCCATGCCATTTCGCGGTGACCGGCAACCTGGCGGCCACGCTCAACGGCCGCCCGTGTGCGCCTTATCGGTGCCATGAAATGCAACCGGGCAGCGTGCTGGCGCTGGGGCGCGTCATCAGCGGCGCCCGGGGCTATCTGGCGGTCACCGGCGGCTTTGCCGTGGCGCCGGTGCTGGGCAGCGTTTCAACCCTGATGCGGGCCGGCCTGGGTGGGTTTGCCGGGCGCCCGTTGCAAAAAAATGACCATCTACCGCTGGTTGACGCCCCCACGGCGCCCCCGTATCAGGGTGCGGCAGAGCGCATCATGCCGCAGATGGAAAAGCGGCCGATCCGCATTATCTGGGGGCCGCAGGATACGCACTTCGATGCGGCGGCCAAAGCAGGCTTTATTGAGCAACGCTACACCCTGTCCAATCAGAGCGATCGCATGGGCTACCGTTTGCAGGGCCAGCCGATCGCGCACAGCAAAGGGTTCAATATCGTCTCTGACGCCATCGCCCGCGGCAGCATTCAGATCCCCGGCAACGGTCTGCCGATCGTGGCGATGAGCGATCGCCAAACCACCGGCGGCTACCCGAAAATCGCCACTGTCATCCGTGCTGATTTGGCCCGGCTGGGGCAATTGAAGCCCGGCGACAGGCTGCAGTTTGAACCGGTGAGCGTTGAAAAAGCGGAAACGCTGTGGTGCGGCCGCCAGCAGGCGCTGGCCCAGTGGCTGGAAAAATTGCGCGGCGGCCAGGCCGATGCCTGA